The Ignavibacteria bacterium nucleotide sequence CAGACGGGCTCGGGCATGGCCTGGAGGCTTCAGATGCCTCGACCGAAGCCGTTAAGGCCTTTGAGGAATCGAAAGCAGGCCCGGCAGACAAAATACTTCAAAGAATCCATCAGCAACTGGGTCATACCAGGGGCGCTGCAGTTGCAGTAAGTGAGCTTGATGCAATGAAAAAGGTAGTAAAATACTGCGGTGTAGGCAACATTTCAGGAGTCATAATCTCCCCCACCGGGTCGAGGAGCATGATATCGCATAATGGGATTGCGGGGCATGAAGCCAGAAAGATACAGGTATTTGATTATCCATGGACAGAGAATTCGCTAATGGTAATGCATTCAGACGGGATGTCGGCCAGATGGAATATGGACAAGTATCCGGGACTGATAATGAAGTCCACGTCGGTAATCTGCGGAGTCCTTTACAGGGATTTTGCCCGCGGCAATGATGACTTTACAGTTGTAGCGATGAGGATGCACTGAAACATTTGCTTGTCAGAATAATTGAGCCTGAGAAGAAGAATTTATGAGCGTAAAAATAATAACTTTAAGAATCAAGTATGAAGAAGACACTGTGCTTGCGCGGCAGCGGGCAAGGCAGATAGCTTCTTTACTGGGTTTTGATACCAGGGAGCAGACAGCAATAGCGACCTCGGTTTCGGAATTAGTTAGAAATGCTTTTAACTATGCCCGCGGGGGCATAGTGGAATTTTCAATTGATGGGAAGCCGGAGGCACAGAAGCTTTCAATTAAAATTTCAGATGATGGTCCGGGAATAAGTAATCTTGAAGACATACTGGCAGGCCACTACCGGTCTGAAACAGGAATGGGGCTTGGAATTGTAGGCACACGCAGGCTGATGGACAGTTTTGATATAAAGTGCACTCCCGGCAAAGGAACAACGGTTATAATCGGGAAAAAAATTCCTAATATAAAGGCTCCCATAGGTCCCGATGCGATCAGGCGAATAACAGATGAGCTAATAAAAAAAGAGCCGCAAAGTCCTATTGAGGAATTCCAGATGCAGAATCAGGAGCTGCTAAGGACTTTGGAGGAGATAAAAAGGAGGCAGGAAGAATTAGAGAGGCTGAATCTGGAGCTGGAGGAGACCAACCGTGGTGTTGTTGCACTTTATGCCGAGCTGGATGAGAAGGCGGAGCATCTGCAGAGAATAAATGACGCCAAGGCGCGTTTCCTTTCAAATATGAGTCATGAATTCAAGACGCCGTTAAACTCAATCATTGCGCTTGTGAGGCTACTGCAGGAGCATGTGGATGGCGATCTGAATGAGGAGCAGGAAAAACAGGTAAGCTACATCAGGAGATCGGCTGAAGACCTGACGGAACTGGTAAGTGATTTATTGGATATTGCGAAGGTGGAATCGGGCAAAACGACGGTTAAGCCTGTGGAATTTGCGGTTTCAGATCTTTTTTCAGCTTTGAGGGGGATGCTGAGGCCGCTGCAGACAAATCCAGCAGTAAGCCTGGTTTTTGAAGACCCGGTAGAAATACCTCTAATGTTCAATGATGAAGCCAAGATATCGCAGGTGCTGAGAAATTTTATTTCCAACGCCCTGAAATTCACTGTAAAAGGAGAAGTAAGGGTAAAAGCCGAGCGGAGTGATAATGGAGAATATGTAATTTTCTCTGTAGCCGATACGGGGATCGGCATTGCGCCAAAGGATCAGGAACTAATATTTGAAGAATTCTCGCAGGTGGAAAGTGAGCTTCAGAAAAAAGCAAAAGGCACGGGTCTGGGCCTTCCGCTGTCGAAGAAGCTTACAGAGCTGCTGGGTGGTAATGTATATCTCAAGAGCAAGCCGGGCGAGGGTTCAACATTCTTTGCCCGCTTCCCTGCCGGGCTTTCGTATACACGGGGTGAGAAGACCGGGGACCGGGAGATTGTTTTTGAACAGGCGCCCGAGAACTCAACCGTTCTGATAATTGAAGACAACGAAGCGATGCACCTTATCTATGATAAATACCTGAAAGGAACGGGCTTCAAGGTAAAATCGGCCAGAAGCATTGATGAAGCAAGAACCGCTTTGGAACAGACAATGCCTGACGTAATAATACTGGACATTCTTCTGCCCGGTGAGAACACCTGGAAATTTCTGACAGAACTGAAATCGAATACGAGCTACAAGGACATACCGGTCCTGGTAGCCTCGGTAATTGATGAAGAAGAGCGGGGCCTGGCGCTTGGTGCAGACGACTACTGTGTAAAGCCAGTTGAGCGGCAGTGGCTTCTGAAGAAGCTGCAGAACTTGAAGAGCAGAAGAAAGAATGCAAGAATCTTAATTATTGACGACGAGGCAATTGCCAGATACATATTAAAAGAGATGCTGCCGCAGGGGCGCTTCGAGGTAATTGAGGCTGAAAACGGCAAGAGCGGCCTTGAGAAGGCGGTAAATTACAAGCCTGACATAATATTTCTTGATTTAATAATGCCCGATTCGACAGGCTTTGAAATTCTGGAAAAGTTAAAGGCAGATCCCGGAACGAGGGACATTCCGGTAGTAATCAACACATCAAAAGACATGGACGCAATTGAAATTGCCAGACTTAACCGCTCAGCCGCGGCAGTGCTTGGGAAAAAAGATATATCGAAAGCCAGAATGGCCAGCCAGATCAGGGATATCCTGTTAAAAACAGTAAAAGACGGTAAAGGGAAAAAGGAATGAACAGCAAACCCGCAAAATGTATAACTCTTGTGGTGGATGACAATCCTGTTGGATTATATGCAACAAGCAGGACGCTTGGAGCCGAAGGCTTTGAAATTATTACGGCTTCGACGGGGCAGGAAGCTTTGATGAAGGCCAAAGAGAAGCCTGACATTATAGTGCTAGATGTAAAACTGCCGGACATCAGCGGATTTGAGGTATGCCGCAGAATTAAGTCTGACCCGGATACCTCGGCAATTCCAGTCATACATCTTTCGGCAACATATCTGGACTATGAGTCAAAGGCACAGGGGCTGGAAATGGGGGCGGATGCATATCTGACTCACCCTGTGGAGCCGAGGGTACTGACGGCCACAATAAATGCCATGTTAAGGATACGGAATGCTGAAATGAGCCTAAAGGAAGCGGCCATGAAGTGGCAGGCCACATTTGATGCTATAAACGACGGCGTATGTCTTCTAAATTCAGAGTTTAATATTGACCAGTGCAACAAGGCTTTTGAAATGATAGTGGGCAAAAAACAGGATGAGATTGTAGGGCGCAGGTTATGCGACATCTGCAAAGCGCTCTGCTCTTTTGATACAAAATATTTCAGGAGTACGACACCGGAAAGTGAGGAAATAAAGAATGAGGAAATGCTGGTAAACGGCGCATGGTATCTGATCAGCACCGATCTTATACCCGGAGGAGGAGGCACTTTTTCGGGGGCGGTATTCAAGATGACTAACATTTCTCCTGCAAAGCACGCAGAGGATGAACTGAAGAAAACCATGGTAGAACTGGAGCGTTCGAACAAGGAGCTGGAGCAGTTTGCATACATAGCCTCGCACGACCTGCAGGAGCCATTAAGGATGGTAAGTAATTTTACTCAGCTTTTGGGTAAACGCTACAGCGGGAGGCTGGACCCGGATGCTGACACAATGATTAACTTTGCAGTAGATGGAGCCAAAAGGATGCAGATGCTGATTACAGATCTTTTGACATTTTCCAGGGTGACAACAAGGGGGATGTCCTTTGAAAGCGTGGATCTGAATGAAGTGCTCTCAAGCGTGGAAAAGAATCTGCAGATGACTATAAAGGAAACAGGAGCGGAGATAAAGTCGGATCACCTCCCTGTTGTAAAAGCTGACGCAGTACAAATGTCGCAGCTGTTTCAGAATCTTATCAGCAATGCAATAAAGTTCAGAAGCGAAAGAAACCCTGTAGTAACGATAAAGGCAGAGGCAAGTAAGGGGGAATGGATCTTCAGCGTTTCAGATAACGGGATTGGGATAGATCCGCAGTTCAAGGAAAGAATATTTGTAATTTTCCAGAGGCTGCATGACATGTCGGAATATCCGGGAACCGGCATTGGTCTTGCCATATGCAAGAAGATAGTAGAAAGGCACCGTGGGAGGATATGGGTGGAATCAGAAAGCGGAGAGGGTTCCACGTTTTACTTTACGCTGGGGAAGTGAACGTCCGACGTTCTACGTCCGACGTCCGACGTCGGAAGGTTGAAATTGGAAGGATATTGATTATTTGGGGGGAAATTGGTTTAATGAAATAAAGGCTGTAAAAATTTACATTTCAACGAGGGGGTTAAAATGGCTGCTCCTATTGTGATAATTATTATCAGTGCTTTATTCGGGCTGCACATCCTGACCAACATTCTTCAGAATAAAATCACGCCCAAGGTTTCTGTTGTAATCCATGGAAGTTTAAATGCAATAGCTTTGATTCTTGTAATCGTCGGCGCTGCAAGAATTGGTGCCGGGCTTCTTACAGCAAGCATGATTGTGCTTATTGTAGCGGCACTGGGAGGGTTTTATCTTTTATCTATTGATATAGGGAAAAAACAGATACCGCCCAAAACGTTTGCAATTGTACACCCGATTATTGGTGTTATAGGGCTGATACTACTTATAATTTATGCGGCTTAAACATTCGACGTTCGACGTTCGACGTTCGACGTTCGACGTTCGACGTTCGATGTTCGACGGAAAGAGGTCTGACGGGAAGATTAAGGGGCGGGATGAGAGGCCTGCCCTTTGGATGCTGTTTATTTATGGAAGCGCCTGTCTCCTTCACGCTAAAGCCTGCTGTGAGCCGAATCATTTGAATTATCCCCCAACCCTTTTAAATTAACCCGCATATCACTTTCTTAAAAAAATGTTCTTTCACCGGCAGTGTTCATGACTATAATTAACATAAATTGAGGGCTGAACATGATGAGGTTGTACAATACCGATTCCAAAGGCACTGCTTTTCGGCCAGATGTGATTGATGCTGTCTGGAAAAAAGCGAGGATTGTTCCCGGGGCAGATCCGGAGCAAATACGCAAGGACTCCTGCGGGGCATGGATTGAGAGAAAGAATTACGGAGTAACGGTTCACAAGGGTACAGGCTGGGAGATTGACCATATCTTACCTGTTGTGCGCGGCGGGACAGACAAGTTGAATAATCTGCAGGCGCTGCAGTGGGAAAACAACCGTCAGAAAGCCGACAGTTTTGTGCTGAAATGCTACATCTCATACCAGCATCAGCTTGTTCCCCTGCTTAAGAAGACAGAGAAAGTAATTGCCGTAATTCTGGCTTTGGTCTTAAACATAATTTGAGGGGCTTTTAGCATTCAAATGCAAAAGTACTGTTCATTATTCATTTCTGTAAATGTGCTGCACCTGATACGGATTTTGATTTCTTAAAATCCGGGGAAAGGGGCAAGTCTGCCCTAATACCTTTCTTCCCTATCCTTTTACTTCATAAACTAAAATTTCCAAATAATATTTCAGCCGTTAAACTTAGTTTGTGATGGTTATCATTGACTTTACCATTCTTTACACATTGCTTTAACTCTCCTTGACATTCTTTTATTTTATACTTACTATAAAGAAGTGGTTGTAAAACTATTATTAACAATCCAAATGAAACTGTACAACTGGCTTCTTAACGGTTTCTTCAAACTCCTCCAATCGAACAGCAACAGAGATTACCGGTTTACCGCCGGAGAAGATCCTGCGGGTTCATATAGCGGCATCTCGAGGTTTTCGCAGAAGCAGCAGCTTTACAATGAAATTAAGAGCTGGGTTTTCTCAGCCATTACACTCAGAAGCGAAGATGTGGCCAAGACAGCCTTCAGGCTCTACCGCAGAACGGTTAAAAATAACCGTACATCAGTAGAGGAAATATTCGACCATCCCTTCGTACAACTTATGAGCGATCCGGGTTATGATCTTTCCTGGTATGAACTTATGCTTCTGACCGTACAGAACATGGATGCAACGGGAGACATGTACTGGCTGCTTGAGCGCAACCGTATGAATATAATTTCGCGCATACATCCCATCCTGCCCGAGTATCTTAAAATTGTGCCCGGTGAAGGTGACCTTATAAAAAGCTACATCTACAAATCGGGGCAGCAGAAGGTAAATATTGCCAAGGAAGATATAATTCACTTTAAGCATCAGAAAGCCGGGGATCTTTTTTACGGGCAGAGCATAATTATGGCCATAGCAGATATTATTAACGTAAATAATCTGGAGCTGGCCTTTCAGGTGGAGAGTTTCAATCAGCCTGTTCCGCCTGTCTCGCTTGAGACTGACAAAGATCTGGGGCTTGAGACGGCGCGTGAGCTGCAGCAGCAGTTCAGAGCAAAGTATGGAGGCGTCAGGAGGATATCGTCGGTTCCCGTTCTGGATAACGGCTTAAGGCTGAACATACACAAAATGTCGGCCAAGGAGCTGGATTTTTCGGCTTCCAGGAAGAATGTGCGTGATGAGATACTGGGGGCCTTCCGTGTGCCGGCAAGCAAGCTGGGAATTGTAGCTGATGCCAACCGGGCCAACGCGGAAGCGGCAAATTTCACTTATCTAAGCAATGCCATTGAGCCTCTCTGCAGGTACTTTTCGGTCAAATTCACGCAGTTGGTGCAGAGAGAATTCGGCTTGGATCTTTTCATCAGGCACGATGATGTTGTACCGCGCGATCTGGAAGTAAGGCTGAAGTATTATGAGAACGGGCGGAAGTACGGCTGGCTGAGCGCAGAGGAGATACGGGAGGAGGAAGGGTACGGGTAGAGCGCCTGCGGCGCGGTCCGACGTCCGACGTCCAAGGTCCGACGGTAAGGGAACTAGTAACTAAATGGAATAAGGAGTTAAAATGGAAAAGATGGAGCAGGTGCTGGTTTCGGAGATAAGGGGTTCGGAGAATAAGACCCTTCAATGTTATATCGTTACTGCGGGCATAAACCGCGGCGGGCGCAAAATTGATCCACAGGGCGGGAAATTTGAGGATTACTTTAAGAGTCCCGTTGTACTGGCCTTTCATGACGATACAAAAGTAATTGGCCGCTGTATTGACCTGAGTGTTGAGACAGGCGGCATTCTTGCCACATTTGAATTTAGTCATACTCAGCTTGCCAATGACATATTCCGGCTTTATAAGGAAGGCTTTCTTACAAGCTGGTCTATTGGCTTTCTGCCTCTTGTGATGAAATCTGAAAAAGAAGGAGGAAAGGAAGTCCTCCATATAACAAGCTGGCTGCTTCTGGAAGTTTCTGCCGTAAGTGTCCCCATGGATGCAGATGCCGTAACGGTGGCAATAGGACAGGGGCTCATCAAGGACGAACTCCTGCTTCAGAGCCTGGGCGAAAGCGACTTCAAAAAGCTGGCGCGTGAAATTCCAGCTTTTGCTGCCGGTTATGCAGTTAAAGTGAAAGGAAAGTAATTGTTCGACGTTCAACGTTCGACGTTCGACGGTAAGAGGCTAGAAGTTTTATTAAGATAAACTGATTATCAACAGGTCCATTCTATTAATCATCACAATAATTTATCACATTCCGGAGGGATTCATGGATAACGGCGTAATTCAGATAACAAAGGAAGAATTCTTAGCGCTGCAGACTCAGGCAGTTGATGCAGCTGTAAAGGCTCTTGGCATGGATAAGATAGATGCCAAATACAAGATCAATCCGCAGCAGGAGGAGCAGGAGCAGCTTAAGTCGAATAAAAAAGAGCGGTTTCTGCAGCTTTTATGCTATATGCATAACAAGCAGTTTGAGCCCATTATTCAGCAGGCATTATCGGAAGGTGTGGCAGCCGACGGGGGCTATCTGGTGCCGGATGAGGTGGCCGGAGATATACTTCATTTTGTAAATGAATATGGTGTTCTAAGGCGCTATGGATCTTATTTCGACATGAGCCGCGTTAAATCCGACAGTCTCCATATCCCCAGGCTTTTGTCGGATATATCCGTAAGCTGGATCAACGAAAAAGCAGTGATTGCTCAAAGTGAGCCGTCATTCGAGGATGTCAGTCTGGTACTCAAAAAAGTAGCAGCTATTTCCACTGTTACAGAAGAGCTGCTAAGTGACAGTCTTATAGTGCTTTACGACTTTCTGATGGAGTGTTACGGAGAGCGTATTGCATATGCCGAAGATAATCAGGGCTTTGCCGGACAGGGCTCCCCGTTTACGGGAGTACTCAATGCCGCCGGGGTAAACAGTGTTACAATTGGGGGCACAAGTCTTGAAAGCCTTGACTACGATGACCTGGTAGACATGCAGAGCTGCCTTTCCACAGCAAAGCTTAGAGGTGCGCGCTGGTTTGGGCATCCAACCATTTTCGGGGAGATAAGGAAGATAAAGGATTCGGCGGGCAATCCCATACTGGTTAAGCCGAATAATGGTCCCATAGAAGAGCTTATGGGCTACCCGGTTGAGAAGGTGGATGCGATGCCTTCGAAGGGTTCCACAGGTGCAAACACCCCGTTTCTGGCATTCGGGAATGCCAGGCACATAGGGCTTGCAGGCAAGGGTGAGATTGCCTTTAAGATATCGGACAGTGCCGTAATCAACAGTGAAAGCATGTTCGAGAGGGCCGAACAGGCGCTCAGGGCAATGGAACGCGTAGGAATCGGCGTTCTGCTTCCGGGAGGATTTGCTGTTGCCAGAACTGCAGCGGTGTAAGGGAGAGGTAAAGGTATAGGTAAAGGAAGAGGCAAAACACAGGTTGAAGTTAAGGTTTAGTATGGAGGGGAAATATGAATTCAAATCAGGTTATTTCGCTTGAAGAATTGAAAGAATATCTGGGATGGAAAAGGGATGATACATCGAAAGATATCTTTTTTGATTCCATTATAGATGCCGTCAGCCAGTTAATGGAAGATTACTGCAACACAAAGCTTAAGGAATCAGCGGTAACGGAAATTCTTTCAGGCAGCGGCACGAACCTTCTTATACTCAGCAACCGGCACGTCACTTCCCTTTCCTCATTGAAAGTAAGGGACGGGGCTGAATTTAAGGACTGCTTTACCACGCCGGAAGAAATGAGTCAGGTGATCCTTTACAGGGGCAAGTTTCTTTACAGGTGCAGGGGCTGTTTTGAGGAAGGGGTTCTTAATTACCAGGCATCCTACGTCTGCGGATTCTCTGAAATACCGGCGGATCTCAAGTTAGTGGCAGAGGAAATGTGTGCGCTTGTATATCAGAATTCCCTGCATGGTGAAGGACGACTGGGACTCCTGGCAAACCGTCCCGGGAGCATCAGGATGTTTTTTCTGGAGGAACTGCCCAGGCACAGGGCGGTGATGGTGAAGTATATGAATGTGAAAGTATGAGGTCCGACGTCCGAGGTCCGACGTCCGACGTCAGGAATTGAGGGCGGGGTGAGCCCGCCCTTTTGAACTACGATAATTATCTTTTGACAACTTCTATATGCTTTATAAATAATCATTTAGTTACTTTATTTAATATTTGGGTTTAATATGTATCCGGTAAGAAATTTTTGCGGTGTGGAAGTAAAATTGGGATATGATGAGTTTGCCACCTCAATTGAACTTCCGGATGGAGAGGCGTCAAAGCTGCCTGATCCGGCTATGGAGGGCTGCTATAATCTTGTATGGTTCAACTGCAGCGATTATAAGAATCCCGCTGATGACCCCCACAGGGAGATAGTAAAAGTAACGGCTTTGGCGGGGAATTTCCTGAGCGTGCAGTGGGGGCAGGAAGGCATTTCAGCCAGCACAAAAAACGCTCCCGGAAGGATCTATAAAATGATTCTTACACTGACGAGGGCTGCTTATGAGGAAATTATCAACGGAAGGCATGGAGTTATTACCGGCGATACATTCGGGGATGCACGCGGGACAGATGCAACGGATTTTCAGTTCATCAGGAGTGATAAGCAGCAGGTTGCATCGGGAGCCTCAAGTTTCATTGCCTCAGGAATTAACAATAAGGCAAGCGGATACTGCTCTTTTGCCACAGGAAGCGGCAACACGGCATCGGGCCAGTATGCCCTTTCGGAAGGGCACCTGAACTCCTCATCCGGAACTGCATCTCATTCGGAGGGGTATCAAAACACCTCAGGAGGGGTGGCTTCGCATGCAGAAGGACAGAACTGCCAGGCTTCAGGCAATTCGGCTCACGCCGAGGGATATCATACTTCAGCCGTCGGGAATAACAGTCACGCTGAAGGCAGCGGAGCGGTTGCAAGGCTTAAAGGTGAGCATGCAAGGGCATCTGGATATATAAGCGATTATGGTGACGCCCAATATTCATCTGTAACCCTGGCAGGGGTTACACTGGACGGGAATCCTGCTGAAATCTTCCTCTCCCCTCCTTCAGAAAGGATTGTACTGGAAGACAACACGGCCGCAGGATTTTGGGCCAGAATTACAGCCCGCAGCAGCGCAAGCGCAGCCGATGCGGCACTAATAGAAATTAAAGGGGTCGTAAGCCGCCTTGCGGCTGCTGCATCGGTACAGCTTTCCCCATGCGTTAAAACGGTAATCTGGAAGTCATCCCAGTTATGGGATGCCAATTTTGAAGCCGATACCATAAACGGAGCCTTAAAGCTCAAAGTAACCGGCGAGGCGGGGAAAACGGTCAGATGGGTGGGCGTGGTGGGGATGGGGAGGATTAAGTAACGTTCGAAGGGG carries:
- a CDS encoding HNH endonuclease, which codes for MRLYNTDSKGTAFRPDVIDAVWKKARIVPGADPEQIRKDSCGAWIERKNYGVTVHKGTGWEIDHILPVVRGGTDKLNNLQALQWENNRQKADSFVLKCYISYQHQLVPLLKKTEKVIAVILALVLNII
- a CDS encoding response regulator — protein: MSVKIITLRIKYEEDTVLARQRARQIASLLGFDTREQTAIATSVSELVRNAFNYARGGIVEFSIDGKPEAQKLSIKISDDGPGISNLEDILAGHYRSETGMGLGIVGTRRLMDSFDIKCTPGKGTTVIIGKKIPNIKAPIGPDAIRRITDELIKKEPQSPIEEFQMQNQELLRTLEEIKRRQEELERLNLELEETNRGVVALYAELDEKAEHLQRINDAKARFLSNMSHEFKTPLNSIIALVRLLQEHVDGDLNEEQEKQVSYIRRSAEDLTELVSDLLDIAKVESGKTTVKPVEFAVSDLFSALRGMLRPLQTNPAVSLVFEDPVEIPLMFNDEAKISQVLRNFISNALKFTVKGEVRVKAERSDNGEYVIFSVADTGIGIAPKDQELIFEEFSQVESELQKKAKGTGLGLPLSKKLTELLGGNVYLKSKPGEGSTFFARFPAGLSYTRGEKTGDREIVFEQAPENSTVLIIEDNEAMHLIYDKYLKGTGFKVKSARSIDEARTALEQTMPDVIILDILLPGENTWKFLTELKSNTSYKDIPVLVASVIDEEERGLALGADDYCVKPVERQWLLKKLQNLKSRRKNARILIIDDEAIARYILKEMLPQGRFEVIEAENGKSGLEKAVNYKPDIIFLDLIMPDSTGFEILEKLKADPGTRDIPVVINTSKDMDAIEIARLNRSAAAVLGKKDISKARMASQIRDILLKTVKDGKGKKE
- a CDS encoding phage portal protein, with product MKLYNWLLNGFFKLLQSNSNRDYRFTAGEDPAGSYSGISRFSQKQQLYNEIKSWVFSAITLRSEDVAKTAFRLYRRTVKNNRTSVEEIFDHPFVQLMSDPGYDLSWYELMLLTVQNMDATGDMYWLLERNRMNIISRIHPILPEYLKIVPGEGDLIKSYIYKSGQQKVNIAKEDIIHFKHQKAGDLFYGQSIIMAIADIINVNNLELAFQVESFNQPVPPVSLETDKDLGLETARELQQQFRAKYGGVRRISSVPVLDNGLRLNIHKMSAKELDFSASRKNVRDEILGAFRVPASKLGIVADANRANAEAANFTYLSNAIEPLCRYFSVKFTQLVQREFGLDLFIRHDDVVPRDLEVRLKYYENGRKYGWLSAEEIREEEGYG
- a CDS encoding phage major capsid protein encodes the protein MDNGVIQITKEEFLALQTQAVDAAVKALGMDKIDAKYKINPQQEEQEQLKSNKKERFLQLLCYMHNKQFEPIIQQALSEGVAADGGYLVPDEVAGDILHFVNEYGVLRRYGSYFDMSRVKSDSLHIPRLLSDISVSWINEKAVIAQSEPSFEDVSLVLKKVAAISTVTEELLSDSLIVLYDFLMECYGERIAYAEDNQGFAGQGSPFTGVLNAAGVNSVTIGGTSLESLDYDDLVDMQSCLSTAKLRGARWFGHPTIFGEIRKIKDSAGNPILVKPNNGPIEELMGYPVEKVDAMPSKGSTGANTPFLAFGNARHIGLAGKGEIAFKISDSAVINSESMFERAEQALRAMERVGIGVLLPGGFAVARTAAV
- a CDS encoding response regulator; translation: MNSKPAKCITLVVDDNPVGLYATSRTLGAEGFEIITASTGQEALMKAKEKPDIIVLDVKLPDISGFEVCRRIKSDPDTSAIPVIHLSATYLDYESKAQGLEMGADAYLTHPVEPRVLTATINAMLRIRNAEMSLKEAAMKWQATFDAINDGVCLLNSEFNIDQCNKAFEMIVGKKQDEIVGRRLCDICKALCSFDTKYFRSTTPESEEIKNEEMLVNGAWYLISTDLIPGGGGTFSGAVFKMTNISPAKHAEDELKKTMVELERSNKELEQFAYIASHDLQEPLRMVSNFTQLLGKRYSGRLDPDADTMINFAVDGAKRMQMLITDLLTFSRVTTRGMSFESVDLNEVLSSVEKNLQMTIKETGAEIKSDHLPVVKADAVQMSQLFQNLISNAIKFRSERNPVVTIKAEASKGEWIFSVSDNGIGIDPQFKERIFVIFQRLHDMSEYPGTGIGLAICKKIVERHRGRIWVESESGEGSTFYFTLGK